The Pirellulales bacterium genomic sequence ACGCTAGAAACGGCCGATGGCGTGAGCCTGCACACGTATCGTTGGCTGCCCGACGGCGCGCCGCGGGCAAGCGTGCAGATCGTGCACGGCTGGGCCGAGCACGCGGCCCGCTACGCCCGGCTGGCCGAGGCATTATGCGAGAGCGGATTGGCCGTCTACGCCCACGACCTGCGCGGCCATGGCCACACGGCACGCTCCGAGGCCGAGCTCGGTTTCTTTGCCGAGCGTGACGGCTGGGAACGTTGCGTGGATGATCTGTCATGCATTCACCAACACATCGCCGCGGCGCAGCCGGGCTTGCCGCATCTTCTGCTCGCTCATTCGCTCGGCTCTTTCATGGCCCAGCACTTTATCAGCGAGCATGGCGACCGGTTCGCGGGGGTCGCTCTCTCGGGCACCAGCGGGCGGCCGCCGGCGATCGCCCGGCCGGGCGTGCTACTAGCGCGGTTCGAGCGCTTCCGCGCCGGGCCGCATGGCAAAAGCAAGATCCTGCACAAGATGTTTTTCGAAGACCAGAACCGCTTGTTCGCCCCGGCCCGCACGTCGTTCGATTGGCTATCGCGCGACGCGGCCGAAGTCGACAAGTACATCGCCGACCCGCTGTGCGGCTTTCCTTCGCAGGTGCAGGCGTACCTCGACGTGCTGCAC encodes the following:
- a CDS encoding alpha/beta hydrolase, encoding MQSSTCTLETADGVSLHTYRWLPDGAPRASVQIVHGWAEHAARYARLAEALCESGLAVYAHDLRGHGHTARSEAELGFFAERDGWERCVDDLSCIHQHIAAAQPGLPHLLLAHSLGSFMAQHFISEHGDRFAGVALSGTSGRPPAIARPGVLLARFERFRAGPHGKSKILHKMFFEDQNRLFAPARTSFDWLSRDAAEVDKYIADPLCGFPSQVQAYLDVLHGLFEIARPARQARIPKTLPLYIFHGSRDPVAANVRQLLTAYRAAGLQNVSYKAYADARHETLNETNRAEVTRDLITWFEGVLKESSRLTVNCRGR